A single Parachlamydiales bacterium DNA region contains:
- a CDS encoding HAD family phosphatase, protein MTIIFSDIGGVVLTNGWDSHARHRAVLFFELDQDEVNHRHDLYFPLLELGKINLDAYLDAVIFYKKRPFNRNEFLEFVYQQSQTLPDIRDVYLTLKKKYKVKIFALSNESGELAHYRYRKFHLGSLFDAYIVSAFIKLRKPDPDFYRLALDLAQKEPEEVIYIDDRPILVEAAQKLGIRSIVHVNAAATWGYLEQALAAQTSP, encoded by the coding sequence ATGACAATTATTTTCTCTGATATTGGCGGTGTTGTCCTAACAAATGGATGGGACTCCCATGCGCGCCATCGGGCTGTCCTTTTTTTTGAGTTGGACCAAGACGAAGTTAATCATAGGCATGATTTATATTTCCCTCTTTTGGAACTTGGCAAAATCAATTTGGATGCTTATTTAGATGCTGTCATTTTTTATAAGAAGAGACCGTTCAATAGAAATGAATTTCTAGAGTTCGTATACCAGCAATCGCAAACTCTGCCTGACATCCGTGACGTCTATTTGACTTTGAAAAAAAAATACAAAGTGAAAATCTTTGCATTAAGTAATGAAAGCGGGGAGTTGGCTCATTATCGCTACCGTAAATTCCATTTAGGTTCTCTTTTTGATGCCTACATCGTTTCGGCTTTTATCAAATTACGCAAACCCGATCCGGATTTCTATCGATTAGCGCTTGACCTAGCTCAAAAAGAACCGGAAGAGGTGATCTATATTGACGATAGGCCTATCTTAGTAGAAGCTGCCCAGAAGTTAGGAATACGTTCTATCGTGCATGTGAATGCAGCCGCAACTTGGGGCTATCTGGAACAAGCTTTAGCAGCACAAACCTCGCCTTAG
- a CDS encoding ATP-binding protein: MMKKRKSFELLLKRLQEPRRFIQSLIGPRQVGKTTLARQVTDELGRPSRYVTADLATLQDISWLQQQWDIARELAKSEGKALLIVDEIQKIPHWSDMVKLLWDQDTASGIDLSVLVLGSSPWLMQKGLTESLAGRFEVIPITHWSYKEMHEIFGWSLERYLYFGGYPGAAPLSDEEDPTRWINYINDSIIETTISRDILLMSQVNKPALLRRLFQLGCNYSGQILSYNKILGELHDAGNSTTLAHYVDLLAGAGLLTGLQKFANQSVRRKGSSPKFAVYNTALLSAQSGKSFFEAMADRVFLGRLVESAVGAHLLNSIRGTQLELFYWREGDREVDFVLKLGDKLIAIEVKSGQESIYHSGIDSFVKQFKPNRILLVGDQGIPLKAFLSTAPNSLFE, encoded by the coding sequence ATGATGAAAAAAAGAAAATCTTTTGAACTGCTCTTAAAAAGGCTTCAAGAGCCACGTCGCTTTATTCAATCTCTTATAGGCCCGCGTCAGGTTGGAAAAACTACGTTAGCGCGCCAAGTGACGGATGAATTGGGAAGACCGAGTCGTTATGTTACGGCAGATCTTGCCACTCTTCAAGACATTTCTTGGTTGCAACAGCAGTGGGATATAGCACGCGAACTAGCAAAATCTGAAGGAAAAGCTCTTTTAATCGTTGATGAAATTCAAAAGATCCCTCATTGGTCGGATATGGTCAAATTGCTTTGGGATCAAGATACAGCTTCAGGAATTGATCTTTCTGTACTGGTTCTCGGGTCATCTCCTTGGTTAATGCAAAAGGGTTTAACAGAAAGTCTTGCTGGAAGATTTGAAGTTATTCCCATCACTCATTGGTCATATAAGGAGATGCACGAAATTTTTGGTTGGTCTTTAGAACGCTACCTTTATTTCGGTGGATATCCTGGGGCCGCCCCTCTTTCTGATGAGGAAGATCCAACACGTTGGATTAACTACATTAACGATTCTATCATTGAAACAACGATTTCTCGTGATATTTTATTGATGAGTCAAGTGAATAAGCCAGCTTTACTAAGGAGACTCTTTCAACTAGGCTGTAATTATTCTGGTCAAATCCTTTCGTATAATAAAATACTCGGAGAGCTACATGACGCAGGAAATTCAACAACTTTGGCGCATTACGTGGATTTACTTGCTGGAGCTGGTTTACTTACTGGATTACAGAAATTCGCAAATCAAAGCGTAAGACGGAAGGGGTCCAGTCCTAAATTTGCAGTTTATAATACTGCACTTTTGAGTGCGCAATCGGGAAAGAGTTTTTTCGAAGCAATGGCTGATCGAGTTTTTTTAGGTAGACTAGTCGAATCAGCTGTAGGAGCACACCTGCTCAATAGCATTCGAGGAACACAACTGGAACTTTTCTATTGGAGAGAAGGAGATAGAGAGGTCGATTTTGTGCTTAAATTAGGAGACAAGCTCATTGCTATAGAAGTTAAAAGTGGTCAAGAATCTATCTACCATTCAGGGATAGACTCTTTTGTAAAACAATTTAAGCCAAATAGAATTTTGTTGGTCGGAGATCAAGGAATTCCATTAAAGGCATTTTTATCAACGGCTCCAAATTCCTTATTTGAATAG